In the genome of Methylophaga nitratireducenticrescens, one region contains:
- a CDS encoding plastocyanin/azurin family copper-binding protein, translating to MKYGKPLIAAALGAASLFSATVMAENHVVSASLTSFDPMVIKIQPGDTVSWDTMSGHLVNTKFVTKDGATDYIPEGAEGFMSQMGENYQTQPLTVEGVYLYKCDPHWGAGMGGAIIVGEATNLQSYVDAKPKGALKRLVKKVQQATAE from the coding sequence ATGAAATATGGCAAACCACTAATTGCTGCTGCTTTAGGTGCCGCATCTTTGTTTTCTGCAACTGTAATGGCTGAAAATCATGTTGTTTCAGCATCATTGACATCTTTTGACCCAATGGTTATCAAAATCCAACCAGGTGATACCGTATCTTGGGACACAATGAGTGGCCATTTAGTCAACACCAAATTTGTTACTAAAGATGGTGCAACTGATTATATTCCAGAAGGCGCTGAAGGTTTTATGTCTCAAATGGGGGAGAACTATCAAACACAACCCTTAACTGTTGAAGGCGTTTACCTGTATAAATGTGATCCACATTGGGGTGCTGGTATGGGCGGAGCAATCATTGTAGGTGAAGCAACTAATTTACAATCCTATGTCGACGCAAAGCCAAAGGGCGCTTTAAAACGTCTGGTTAAAAAAGTCCAGCAAGCGACTGCGGAGTAA